A window from Cellulomonas sp. C5510 encodes these proteins:
- a CDS encoding LacI family DNA-binding transcriptional regulator gives MQDVARRAGVALSTVSATLTSARPVSAATRARVQAAMDELGYRPNALARGLASRHSRVLALTYPVGASGLSRTSAEFVLGAAAGAQERGYQLVLWPFAVDDEAGVLEVARQGLAEGVLVMEVHLEDARVRGLRAAGVPTALIGRTAGDTDLPSVDVDFEATLHDAVEHLAALGHRRIAFVNHAAHRVAEGHGPTVRAAAAYERAMRLRGLASRQVHADESVEGGRDAVRLLMADAEAPTAVVTMNEDATFGVVAELGLRGAAIPGDVSVLPVVSSPAVAGQSVPPLTTLHAPGAELGRAGVDVLLALLGAGTPPPPAVLPCRFVDCGSTGPAPAAAPCRRVATVAGATP, from the coding sequence ATGCAGGACGTCGCACGCCGGGCCGGGGTCGCCCTGTCCACCGTCTCCGCGACGCTCACCTCCGCGCGGCCGGTCTCCGCGGCCACCCGGGCGCGGGTGCAGGCGGCGATGGACGAGCTCGGCTACCGCCCGAACGCCCTCGCCCGCGGCCTCGCCTCGCGCCACAGCCGCGTGCTCGCCCTCACGTACCCCGTCGGGGCCTCCGGGCTGAGCAGGACGTCCGCCGAGTTCGTGCTCGGCGCCGCGGCCGGCGCCCAGGAGCGCGGGTACCAGCTCGTGCTCTGGCCGTTCGCGGTGGACGACGAGGCCGGCGTGCTGGAGGTCGCGCGGCAGGGCCTGGCCGAGGGCGTCCTCGTCATGGAGGTGCACCTGGAGGACGCGCGGGTGCGCGGCCTGCGCGCCGCCGGCGTGCCGACGGCGCTGATCGGTCGCACGGCCGGCGACACCGACCTGCCGTCGGTCGACGTCGACTTCGAGGCGACGCTGCACGACGCGGTGGAGCACCTCGCGGCGCTGGGCCACCGCCGCATCGCGTTCGTCAACCACGCGGCGCACCGGGTGGCGGAGGGGCACGGGCCGACCGTGCGCGCGGCCGCCGCCTACGAGCGGGCGATGCGGCTGCGCGGGCTCGCCTCCCGGCAGGTGCACGCCGACGAGTCCGTCGAGGGCGGGCGGGACGCGGTCCGGCTGCTGATGGCCGACGCCGAGGCGCCCACCGCGGTCGTGACGATGAACGAGGACGCCACGTTCGGCGTGGTCGCCGAGCTCGGTCTGCGCGGCGCCGCCATCCCGGGCGACGTGTCGGTGCTCCCCGTCGTGTCGTCGCCCGCGGTGGCGGGGCAGTCGGTCCCGCCGCTGACGACGCTGCACGCGCCCGGCGCGGAGCTCGGCCGCGCCGGCGTCGACGTGCTGCTGGCGCTGCTCGGGGCCGGGACGCCGCCGCCGCCCGCGGTGCTGCCGTGCCGGTTCGTGGACTGCGGCAGCACCGGGCCCGCACCGGCCGCGGCACCGTGCCGGAGGGTCGCGACCGTCGCGGGCGCCACCCCCTAG
- a CDS encoding ABC transporter substrate-binding protein, with translation MAVQRKTVVAGALALALPLALAACGGDSSGGGGSDADTLTIWHYENDDSAMGQAWNKAIEIFEDEHPDVTVNVENQTFEQIQKNAKIFLTGDDVPDVMEYNKGNATAGQLASQGLITPLTDEAESRGWDSTLPASIQTTARYDEQGLMGSGDWYGVPNYGEFVGVYFNQDMLDQYGIAVPTTFDEFEAALATFQENGVTPLAEAGAEYPMGQLWYELVLHYADRELVDDYQLFTSDVDFHGDAFTQATEKLDEWIKAGYVAADSAALTAEDMGVSFINGTYPFMVSGSWWFGRLTEEIPFTWGQTLFPENTMHPGSSGNLWVVPENAVAKDLAYDFIDITLRPEVQEVLGQAGGLPVAGDSSAITDPKTKELTENFEAILDDDGLAYYPDWPVPGFYDVLVSEFQSLINQSKTPSEVLDGLSSAYESGKTDLLEG, from the coding sequence ATGGCAGTGCAGCGGAAGACGGTCGTGGCGGGTGCCCTGGCGCTCGCCCTGCCGCTCGCCCTGGCGGCGTGCGGCGGCGACAGCAGCGGCGGGGGCGGCTCCGACGCCGACACCCTCACCATCTGGCACTACGAGAACGACGACTCGGCCATGGGCCAGGCGTGGAACAAGGCCATCGAGATCTTCGAGGACGAGCACCCCGACGTCACCGTGAACGTCGAGAACCAGACGTTCGAGCAGATCCAGAAGAACGCCAAGATCTTCCTGACCGGCGACGACGTGCCGGACGTCATGGAGTACAACAAGGGCAACGCCACGGCCGGGCAGCTCGCGTCGCAGGGCCTCATCACCCCGCTGACCGACGAGGCCGAGTCGCGCGGCTGGGACTCGACGCTGCCGGCGTCCATCCAGACCACCGCGCGCTACGACGAGCAGGGCCTCATGGGCTCCGGCGACTGGTACGGCGTGCCCAACTACGGCGAGTTCGTCGGCGTGTACTTCAACCAGGACATGCTCGACCAGTACGGCATCGCCGTGCCGACCACGTTCGACGAGTTCGAGGCCGCCCTCGCGACGTTCCAGGAGAACGGCGTCACGCCGCTCGCCGAGGCCGGCGCGGAGTACCCGATGGGGCAGCTCTGGTACGAGCTCGTGCTGCACTACGCGGACCGCGAGCTGGTCGACGACTACCAGCTCTTCACGTCCGACGTCGACTTCCACGGCGACGCCTTCACGCAGGCGACCGAGAAGCTCGACGAGTGGATCAAGGCCGGCTACGTCGCGGCGGACTCCGCCGCGCTGACCGCGGAGGACATGGGCGTGTCGTTCATCAACGGCACGTACCCGTTCATGGTCTCGGGCTCCTGGTGGTTCGGGCGCCTGACCGAGGAGATCCCGTTCACCTGGGGCCAGACGCTGTTCCCGGAGAACACGATGCACCCGGGCTCCTCGGGCAACCTCTGGGTCGTCCCGGAGAACGCGGTCGCGAAGGACCTGGCGTACGACTTCATCGACATCACCCTGCGCCCCGAGGTGCAGGAGGTGCTCGGCCAGGCCGGCGGTCTGCCGGTCGCCGGTGACTCGTCCGCGATCACCGACCCGAAGACGAAGGAGCTCACGGAGAACTTCGAGGCGATCCTCGATGACGACGGCCTGGCGTACTACCCCGACTGGCCGGTGCCGGGCTTCTACGACGTGCTGGTCTCGGAGTTCCAGTCGCTGATCAACCAGTCGAAGACCCCGTCCGAGGTGCTCGACGGCCTGTCCTCGGCGTACGAGTCGGGCAAGACGGACCTCCTCGAGGGCTGA
- a CDS encoding carbohydrate ABC transporter permease: MTTVDRPRVRNRRSRDWLGYLPYLVPGLIAFTVVILIPFGMNIYYSLHKWKGGNAPLRWYGLGNYTDLLADEQFWTSFRNSVAMIVAMVLVPTVIGLLLATTLFDVLGKRFGPRVASVLRATYYLPQILPVAVAGVLWNWILNSQTGALNVLLREVGVTDPPNWLGSTTTALPTVMLVLIWIQIGYPVVIFMSALQRVDPELYEAAELDGAGWWHRFRAITIPQIKPETFVITLTCTVAALKVFGPIYVLTRGGPESSTLVPSYYSYLNFFDKSKVGYGAAIANVLTVLIIAVAVVIMVLQARSARREEEGR, encoded by the coding sequence GTGACCACCGTCGACCGACCGCGGGTTCGCAACCGCCGCTCGCGCGACTGGCTCGGGTACCTCCCGTACCTCGTGCCCGGGCTGATCGCGTTCACCGTCGTCATCCTCATCCCGTTCGGGATGAACATCTACTACAGCCTGCACAAGTGGAAGGGCGGCAACGCCCCGCTGCGCTGGTACGGGCTCGGCAACTACACCGACCTGCTGGCCGACGAGCAGTTCTGGACGTCGTTCCGCAACTCCGTCGCGATGATCGTCGCGATGGTGCTGGTGCCGACCGTGATCGGCCTGCTGCTCGCCACCACGCTGTTCGACGTGCTGGGCAAGCGGTTCGGCCCGCGGGTCGCCTCGGTGCTGCGCGCGACGTACTACCTGCCGCAGATCCTCCCCGTCGCCGTCGCGGGCGTGCTGTGGAACTGGATCCTCAACTCCCAGACCGGTGCCCTGAACGTGCTGCTGCGGGAGGTCGGTGTGACGGACCCGCCGAACTGGCTGGGGTCCACGACGACGGCGCTGCCGACCGTGATGCTCGTGCTGATCTGGATCCAGATCGGCTACCCGGTCGTCATCTTCATGTCCGCGCTGCAGCGGGTCGACCCCGAGCTCTACGAGGCCGCCGAGCTGGACGGCGCGGGCTGGTGGCACCGGTTCCGGGCCATCACGATCCCGCAGATCAAGCCGGAGACGTTCGTCATCACGCTCACGTGCACGGTGGCGGCCCTCAAGGTGTTCGGCCCCATCTACGTGCTGACCCGCGGCGGCCCGGAGTCCTCGACGCTCGTGCCGAGCTACTACTCGTACCTGAACTTCTTCGACAAGTCGAAGGTCGGCTACGGCGCCGCGATCGCCAACGTCCTGACGGTCCTCATCATCGCCGTGGCCGTCGTGATCATGGTGCTGCAGGCCCGCAGCGCCCGCCGCGAGGAGGAGGGTCGCTGA
- a CDS encoding carbohydrate ABC transporter permease yields MAAPIETVPSVAPRRALGSRRPPTPLRSSETDRRHRRGTARWFVLAAAVVVAVLMLVPFVIMVLNAFKAPADYSQNGPLSWPAEFYTEGLRSFWTRVDFPEKLVNSVWISGTVAVFGVTLSLLSAYALGVGRVKGRMWVVTLFLLANMLPQEVLVYPLFQMAQEVGLSNNQWSVIIIFTVIQAAFGTYLLSSVLGTFPRALLEAASLDGAGRWRTLWGVVFPVVRPTLSVLLIFFFIWTWNEFFIPLVMLTTNATQTIPVALASLQGDRMMDAPTTNAGALVSMVPAIIFFLIFQRTLTRGITAGAVK; encoded by the coding sequence ATGGCCGCCCCGATCGAGACCGTCCCGTCCGTGGCGCCGCGCCGGGCCCTGGGCTCCCGCCGCCCGCCGACGCCGCTGCGGTCCAGCGAGACCGACCGCCGGCACCGCCGCGGCACCGCCCGCTGGTTCGTCCTGGCCGCCGCGGTCGTCGTCGCGGTGCTCATGCTCGTGCCGTTCGTCATCATGGTGCTCAACGCGTTCAAGGCGCCGGCGGACTACTCGCAGAACGGCCCGCTGTCGTGGCCGGCGGAGTTCTACACCGAGGGTCTGCGGAGCTTCTGGACCCGCGTGGACTTCCCGGAGAAGCTGGTCAACTCGGTCTGGATCTCCGGCACGGTGGCCGTGTTCGGCGTGACGCTGTCGCTGCTGTCGGCGTACGCGCTCGGCGTCGGGCGGGTCAAGGGCCGGATGTGGGTCGTCACGCTGTTCCTGCTGGCGAACATGCTCCCGCAGGAGGTGCTCGTCTACCCGCTGTTCCAGATGGCGCAGGAGGTGGGCCTGTCCAACAACCAGTGGTCGGTCATCATCATCTTCACCGTCATCCAGGCGGCGTTCGGCACGTACCTGCTGTCGTCAGTGCTCGGCACGTTCCCGCGGGCGCTGCTCGAGGCGGCGTCGCTGGACGGCGCCGGCCGGTGGCGCACGCTCTGGGGCGTCGTGTTCCCGGTGGTGCGGCCGACCCTGAGCGTGCTGCTCATCTTCTTCTTCATCTGGACGTGGAACGAGTTCTTCATCCCGCTGGTCATGCTCACGACCAACGCCACCCAGACGATCCCCGTCGCGCTCGCCTCCCTCCAGGGCGACCGCATGATGGACGCGCCGACCACGAACGCGGGCGCGCTCGTCTCGATGGTCCCCGCGATCATCTTCTTCCTGATCTTCCAGCGGACCCTGACCCGCGGGATCACCGCGGGCGCGGTCAAGTAA
- the yicI gene encoding alpha-xylosidase: protein MKFTDGYWQNLPGVDILRPRSVDEVVVGDRGLTAYAGVRRLETRGDSLNHPLVTITLDSPAEGVLGVTIEHHQGGVDRGPVFAVADERPHVVVTGPTADDPRASLTTGNLTARVATAGEWALDVEVDGRVVTGATSRGVGIVTDADGRQFVREQLALGVRDHVYGLGERFTAFVKNGQSVDVWNADGGTSSEQAYKNVPFYLTDAGYGVFVDHPGHVSFEVGSEVVSRTQFSVEGQRMRYYVIAGPAPKDVLRRYTALTGRPARVPDWSYGLWLSTSFTTDYDEQTVTSFVDGMAERGLPLSVFHFDCFWMRRFHWSDFVWDPATFPDPEGMLERLHERDLRVCVWINPYIAQRSRLFAEGRERGFLVTRPDGSVWQWDLWQAGMALVDFTNPDAVAWYQGELRALLDMGVDCFKTDFGERIPTDVVWHDGSDPERMHNYYTHLYNKAVFDLLTEERGEGEAVLFARSATAGGQQFPVHWGGDCESTFVSMAESLRGGLSLASSGFGFWSHDIGGFEGTPDAAVFKRWLAFGLLSSHSRLHGSGSYRVPWAYDDESVTVTQRFTELKLSLMPYLSAVGREAHTDGLPAMRPMVLEFPDDPGAATVDTQYLLGSSVLVAPVFSAEGDVDVYVPEGEWTSLLDGSRVSGPRWHRQRHGFDSLPVLVRPDTVLPVGARTDRPDYDHAEGVTLRLFGLADGHDSVTRVARPSGGEAVFRVTRAGDRVRAEVTGDAPAAWGLALGLGAPVAASGSVLEVPAT from the coding sequence ATGAAGTTCACCGACGGCTACTGGCAGAACCTGCCCGGGGTCGACATCCTGCGTCCACGATCGGTCGACGAGGTCGTGGTCGGCGACCGGGGTCTGACCGCGTACGCCGGCGTGCGGCGGCTGGAGACCCGCGGCGACTCGCTCAACCACCCGCTCGTCACGATCACGCTCGACTCGCCCGCCGAGGGGGTGCTCGGCGTGACGATCGAGCACCACCAGGGCGGGGTGGACCGCGGCCCGGTGTTCGCCGTCGCGGACGAGCGCCCGCACGTCGTCGTCACCGGTCCCACCGCGGACGACCCGCGCGCCTCCCTCACCACCGGCAACCTCACGGCCCGCGTCGCGACGGCGGGGGAGTGGGCGCTCGACGTCGAGGTGGACGGGCGCGTCGTCACGGGGGCGACGTCCCGCGGCGTCGGGATCGTCACGGACGCCGACGGCCGGCAGTTCGTGCGCGAGCAGCTCGCGCTAGGGGTCCGCGACCACGTCTACGGCCTCGGGGAGCGGTTCACCGCGTTCGTGAAGAACGGGCAGTCCGTCGACGTCTGGAACGCCGACGGCGGGACGTCGTCCGAGCAGGCGTACAAGAACGTGCCGTTCTACCTGACCGACGCCGGGTACGGCGTGTTCGTCGACCACCCGGGGCACGTCTCGTTCGAGGTCGGATCGGAGGTCGTCTCGCGCACGCAGTTCAGCGTCGAGGGGCAGCGGATGCGCTACTACGTCATCGCGGGGCCCGCCCCGAAGGACGTGCTGCGCCGGTACACCGCCCTGACCGGACGGCCCGCGCGGGTGCCGGACTGGTCGTACGGCCTGTGGCTGTCGACCTCGTTCACCACGGACTACGACGAGCAGACGGTGACGTCGTTCGTCGACGGCATGGCCGAGCGCGGCCTGCCGCTGTCGGTGTTCCACTTCGACTGCTTCTGGATGCGCCGGTTCCACTGGAGCGACTTCGTGTGGGACCCGGCGACGTTCCCGGACCCCGAGGGGATGCTGGAGCGGCTGCACGAGCGGGACCTGCGGGTGTGCGTGTGGATCAACCCGTACATCGCCCAGCGCTCGCGCCTGTTCGCCGAGGGCCGGGAGCGCGGGTTCCTCGTGACCCGCCCGGACGGCTCGGTGTGGCAGTGGGACCTGTGGCAGGCCGGCATGGCGCTCGTGGACTTCACGAACCCGGACGCCGTCGCCTGGTACCAGGGCGAGCTCCGCGCGCTGCTCGACATGGGCGTCGACTGCTTCAAGACCGACTTCGGCGAGCGGATCCCCACCGACGTGGTCTGGCACGACGGCTCGGACCCCGAGCGGATGCACAACTACTACACGCACCTGTACAACAAGGCGGTCTTCGACCTGCTGACCGAGGAGCGCGGGGAGGGCGAGGCGGTGCTGTTCGCCCGCTCCGCGACGGCCGGCGGCCAGCAGTTCCCGGTGCACTGGGGCGGCGACTGCGAGTCGACGTTCGTGTCGATGGCCGAGTCGCTGCGCGGGGGCCTGTCGCTCGCGTCGTCGGGCTTCGGCTTCTGGTCGCACGACATCGGCGGCTTCGAGGGCACGCCGGACGCCGCCGTCTTCAAGCGCTGGCTGGCGTTCGGGCTGCTGTCGTCCCACTCCCGGCTGCACGGGTCCGGGTCGTACCGGGTGCCGTGGGCCTACGACGACGAGTCGGTCACGGTCACCCAGCGGTTCACGGAGCTCAAGCTCTCGCTGATGCCGTACCTGTCGGCGGTCGGCCGCGAGGCGCACACCGACGGGCTGCCGGCGATGCGGCCGATGGTGCTCGAGTTCCCGGACGACCCCGGCGCTGCGACGGTGGACACCCAGTACCTGCTGGGGTCGTCGGTGCTCGTCGCGCCGGTGTTCTCGGCGGAGGGCGACGTGGACGTGTACGTGCCGGAGGGGGAGTGGACCTCGCTGCTCGACGGCTCGCGGGTCTCCGGCCCGCGGTGGCACCGCCAGCGCCACGGCTTCGACTCGCTGCCGGTCCTGGTCCGCCCGGACACGGTGCTGCCGGTCGGCGCCCGCACGGACCGGCCCGACTACGACCACGCCGAGGGCGTCACCCTGCGGCTGTTCGGGTTGGCGGACGGGCACGACTCGGTCACGCGGGTGGCGCGGCCCTCGGGCGGCGAGGCGGTGTTCCGGGTGACCCGCGCGGGCGACCGCGTCCGTGCGGAGGTCACCGGCGACGCGCCGGCCGCCTGGGGCCTGGCCCTCGGGCTGGGCGCGCCGGTCGCGGCGTCCGGCTCCGTGCTGGAGGTCCCCGCGACCTGA